From Candidatus Binatia bacterium:
GCGGGAATGCTCACGCGACCCTTGTGGTCGATCGTGTGCGTATAGCTTCCCCGGAACGCCGCCATGCCGCCCTGACCCTCCCCACCAGCTCCGTCCCTGGAGCTACACAGTTCCCCACTTACCCCCACTTCTTGCCACAAGCGGCACTCTAGGCCCCCGGAATCGGGAGTGTCAAGCCGGATTCGCAGAAAAATAAAAAAATTATTCGATTGGGGCGCTTCGGCTTAAGCCTGGGGGGAGAGGGTGGGGAGCGAAAGCGGCGGAGGGGTCAGGCGTCCACGATTCGAGACAGCATTTCGGCGGCTCGGGCGGCCCAAAATTGGCGGTCCCAGGCCTCCCGGAGCCCATTCGGGACTACGGGCCGGGGGGCACCCGCCCGCCACGAGCCGAGGGCGGCCCCCAGCCAGGCCGCAACGCCTTCGACATCCGCCGAGGCGAAGACCCCGGGGTGGCCCGCTTCCCGGAGCAGGTCGGCCGCGGGGCCGGCGTCCAGGATGGCCAGGATCGGCCTGCCGCTGGTGAGGTACTCGTAGATCTTCCCCGTGTAGAGGAACGCGTCGGCGCGGCCGCCGTGCCCCAGGAGCGCCAGCGCGTCGGCCCGGCGCATCGCGGCGAGCGCTTCGAGATGCGGACGCGAGGGATCGAGCGCGACCACGTCGCCCAGGGCGCGGAGGAGCGGATCTCCGGCGGCGATCTCTTCGTTCCCTCCGAGAAACCGCAGCCGGAGCGACCTCGCGAGCGCCGGATCGGCCGCGAGCACCCGGCGCGCCGCCTCGAGCAGCGTGCGGGCCGTGGGGCGATGGGCGAGCTGTCCCGCGTGGAGCAGCACGAACCGGCCCTGGTCGCGCGCGGCGTCCCGCGCCGTGGACTCGAACCGGCCCGCGTCCGCCCGCCTCCAGTCATCGGGGTCGACGCCGTTCGGCAGCACGACGATCCGCTCCGGCGCGAGATCGGGATAGCGCTCGCGATAGAGCGCCGCCATCGCCTCGCTCACGACGGTGATCCGGTCCGCCGCGCGCGCCACCGCGGCCTCGAGCGCGCGATGGCGCGCGTCGTGCCATCGCGACGGAGGCGCGTAGGTGACCCGCCCGACCCAGGGATCGCGGAAGTCGGCGATCCAGGGGAGGCGGAAGCGGCGCTTCAGGGAAAGGCCCGCCACGTGGGCGCTCTCCGGGCTCGACGTGGTCCAGATCGCGTCGACGCCGCCCGCCCGGATGCGCCGCGAGGCCGCGCGCGCTCCGGCGCGGGCCCATCCGACGTAGCCGTCGGGGATCATCACCCAGGACTGCGCGCGCCGGAGCGCACGGAAGACGCCGCGGCGCCGCGATCCCTGCGCCTCCTCGAGGCGGGCCCCACCGATCCCCACGCCCCGCGTGAGCGCGAGCAGACGCTGCGCGGTGAGCGCGCGCACGCGGATCACCTCGGTGCCGGCGGGAATCTCCCCGGCGAGGGAGGGGTCGAGAATCCAGTAGTCGGGATCGCGCACGGTGACCACCGTCGAGCTCCACCCGAGGGGCTCGAGATAGCGGACGAGCTTGAGCGTGCGCTGGCAGCCCCCGCCGCCGAGCGGCGGAAAGAAGTAGGCGAGCCAGAGGAGACGGCGGGAGCCCTCCCCGCCCGCGCGCCCGGCCGGCGACGTCAACGCGCGATCTCCCCGCGCGCCACCGCCCCGGGCCGGGTCGCGGGCGCGCTCGAAAGCGCGGCCATCGCCGCGAGGAGCGCCTCCGTCTCGGCCACGGTGTCGGCGAAGCGGGCGCGGCGCGCGACCTCCTCGCGCGCCCGCGCCGCCATCGCCGCAGCGGCCGGCGCGGTGTCGCGCGCGATCTCGGCGAGGGCGCATGCGACCGCCTCGGCGTCCCGTTCCCCGACCAGGAGCCCCGTCGTGCGATGGGTGATCCACTCCCGGTTTCCCTCGATGTCGGTCACCACCGGGAGGATCTCCGCCGCCATCGCCTCGAGCAGCGACTGCGAGGTGGAATCGGAGCGCGAGAGCGAGACGTAGACCTCGTGCTCGCGAAGGAGCGCGCGGAGCGCCTCCTCCCCCACCCATCCGGTGAAGCGGACGGCGGCGGCGATCTCCAGGCGGCGCGCCTCCGCCTCGAGCGTCCCGCGGAGCGGCCCCTCCCCCGCGATCGTCGCGCGGAACGCGACGCCGCGCGCGCGCAGGATCCCCAGCGCCTGGACGAAGGTCACCGGGTCGTAGAGCGGCGACAGCGTGCGGGTCCAGAGCAGCCGCAGCTCGGGCGCGCGCGCCCGGCGCGCGGCCCAGGTCTCGCGCGGCGCGAGCGCGTCCACGTCGACGCCCCAGGGGCGCGTCCAGACCCGCCCCTCGGGCGCGCCCAGCCGCACCGCCGCGCGCGCGAGCATGTCGGCGTCCACGTGCACGCGATCGGCGCGCGCAAGGACGAAGCGCGCGCGCGCCGCATGGAACGGCGTGCGCGTGGCGTTCACGAGCAGGTCCGATCCCCACGCGACCAGGAGGAGCGGACGGAGTCCCGCGAGCGCCGCCAGGAACCCGTAGTTCGGAAGGAAATGCGCCACCGCCACGTCGGGGCGGAACGCGCGCGCTTCGCGCAGCACGGCGCCCTTGGCGCTCGCATAGCGCAGGGCGCCGATCGGAAGCGGCGCGCCCACGACGGCGCCCGGAAAGGCCGCGCCGGGCGCCGCCTTCGCGGTGAGCAGCCGGACCTCGTGCCCGCGCGCCGCGAGCGCCGACGCCCACCGCTGCGTGTGGACCACCGGCGCGTGCGCGAGGAGGAGGATCCGCACGCGGCGGCTAGGGGCGGAGCCGGCGATGCAGGCCGCTTCGCCGCTCGAGGATCAGCACGGGGCGCCGCGTGGCGCCCCACCCCTCCTTGAACCGGATGAGCCCCTCGGCGTCCGGCGGCGACGCACCGAAGTTGTATTCCAGGTACCCGGCCGCGCACAGGCTCTCCAGCACGTGCGCGATCAGGAAATTGTTCGGGCGGAGGGGCCACGAGGATTCGCGCGAGACGGGAAGCCAGCTCACCGCCTTCCCCTCGTGAAACAGGTGCAGGCTGCCCGCCACCGGCTCCGATCCCCGCGAGACCAGGTGATAGCGCGCGAGGCCGCGGGGCACGAGCGCCTCCGCGATCCGCTCGTAGAGCGAGAGCGGCTTGGGCTGGCCGCCGCGCCGGCGCACCGTCTCGACGGCGATGTCGTAGAAAGCGCGGAGATCCTCCGGCGAGACCGCCGGCCGGATCGAAAGGCCGCTCGCCTCGGCCTGCCGGATGAGCCGCCGGGTCGAGGGGGAGAAGCGCGAGGCGAGATCCCCGAAATCGGTGCCCAGCGGCAGCACGTGCGTGAACGATTCGCTCGCCGCGAGATCGTCGGGGAATTCCGCGGCCGTGCCCTCGTACCACGCCAGCGAGGCACGCAGGACGGCACGGCTCCGGATCCATTCCCGGAAGGCTTCGAGGAGCGCCCGGCGCGCGGCGGGCGGGTCGGGGTGGCCGCGGCGGACGATCGGACCGCCGTACGTGGCGAAGGGCATGGAATCCACGCTGCGCCAGAAGCCGCGCCGCCGCACCAGGGCGCCGAGGCCCGCGGCGTAGCCCGCCTCGTCCTCGATCACCAGCGCCTCCCACCGCGCGTCCTTCCACTCGTCGGTCCAGACCGAGGCCCACGAGGAGGTGTGAAAGATCGACGCCCCGTCGGCCTCGGCGACCATCGCGTCCCATCGCTCCGGGTCGGGAGGCTCGAGGCGGTGGACCTCCATCGCCCTCCGCGCGTCCTGCGCGACGGCGCTCACCGCGTCACCGCGATCCGCAGGGTCTGGACCCTCGCTCCGTCGCGGAGGGTGACCAGGTAGACGCCGGGAGCCGCCGGAGACCCCGAAGCGTCGCGCAGATCCCAGGCCGCGCTGGAGACCGGGTCGACGCGGAAGTTCCGGACGAGGTTCCCCGCGAGGTCGCGGACCTCCCCGGTCACAGCCCCGGTCAGCCCCCCGATCCGAACGGCGCCCGAGGCGCCCGTCGCCGGGTTCGGGTACGCGTAGGCGGCCGCCGAGAACCCGGGCGCGCCTGCCGCCTGCGGATGCACTTCCGATACGCCGTGCGCGGTCGCCACCCAGAGGATCCCCCGCCCCTCGTCCCACGCGAGGCCGCGAACGTCGTCGTCCACCAGTCCGTCGGCCGTCGTGAACCGCTCCATGGCGCGCGACGCGGCGTCGTAGCGCGCGAGCCCCGCCGACGTGCCGATCCACACCACCCCGCGCGGATCGTGCGCCAGGTCCTGCACCGGCACGGCGCCGATCACGTTGTTCACGTCGGCCATGCGCGCCCGGTCCAGGAGTCCGCCCGCGATCACGACCAGCCCCGCCTGCGTGCCCACGTACGCCGTGGTCGTGTCGAGCGCGACGACGGCGAGCGTCTTGGCGCTCGGAAATCCGGTGGCGAAGTGATCCCAGAGATCGTCGCCGTGCGAAGCCGTCCCGCGGCCGTCCCAGCGGTCCACGCCCACGTTGGCCGTCGCGATCCAGCCGACCCCCGCCGGGTCGAACGCAATCGCGCGGAGGTCGTTGCTCGAGAGCCCCGAGCCCCGCGCGGAGCCCTGGGTGTTGAGCGGGGTGAGCGAGTCGACGACGGCGCCGGAGGGATCGAAGACGTAGACCCCGTTCTCCAGCTCCACTCCGGCGCCGTAGACGAGCCCGTCGGGAGCCTGCCCGAACGACCAGACGTTGGTCGGGCCGGGGTAGACCCACGCGTTCGAGTCGGGATCGAAGCGCTCCACCCGGGGCCGCGGCGCTCCGGAGCCGCAGCAGTGCCCGAGCCAGAGATCGCCCTCGCGCGCGGCGAGAATGCCGAACACCGAGGTCGCCTGGAGCGCGCCCCCGGTGCTGGTGTTGCTCACGACGCTCCACGAGACGCCGTCGGTGCGGAGGACGAATCCCGCGGCCAGGCCGGGAGCGATCTCGTTCCCCGGCGTGAACCACGCCTCATGATCCCGCACCGCGACTTTCTGCAGCGACTCGACCGCCGGACCTTCCGTGCCGTAGGGGGTCCAGGCGCCGCCGCCCGCGTCGAGGCGCGCGAGCCCCGCCGACGCGCCGGCCCAGAGCGCGCCGTCCGGCGCCACGGCCAGCGCCCTGGTGCTGCCGAACGGCAGTCCCGAGCTGATGCGCGTCCATGCGCCGGCGTCCCGGCGATAGACGCCGAGCCCGTTCGATCCGGAGTAGATCGTGCCGCCGAAACGGGCCAGCGAGAGGGATCCCCCCGCGTACCCCGGCTCGACCGGCGCGAGCACGCCGTTCGCGAGAGCGCGCGGCCCCGCATCGGTGCCGATCCAGAGCGTGTCCCCCACCGCGAGCAGCGCGTGGACCGCGCCGCCGAACAGCGCGCTCCGGTCCCGCCACGCGCCCGAGGCGAACGAGGCGAGGCCGCCGCCGGTGCCCGCCCAGAGCGTGTCCCCGACGATCGCGAGCGCGCGAACGTCGTCCGAGACGAGCGCCCCCGCGGTGCTCGCGCGCGAGTCGGAGCGGCGAAGCGCCACCCGAGCGTTCGCCGGAGTCTCGGCGAAGAGCGCGACGCCCCCCGAGGTGCCGACCCAGACGCTGTCGCCGCTCCGGAGGAGCGCCTGCACGTCGTTGGAAGGAAGCCCGTCGAACGTGGTGAGCGCGCGCCTCCACCGCCCCGCGGGAGAGCGGCGCGCGATGCCGGCGTCCGCCGTGCCGATCCAGAGATCCCCGCTCGGGCTGACCGCCAGGCAGAGCCCCCGGTTGGAGGGCAGCCCTCCGGGGGTGGCGATGGTCTTCACCAAGGGCCCCGCCGGCATGGCCACCGTGACGAGTCCGCCCGTCGTGGCCGCGACCAGGCTCCCCTGCCATGCGGCCAGCCCGCGCACGTCGTTCGAGGCGACGTGGTTCCTGATGTAGAGGCGGGTGGCGGCCACGGCCTTGCCCGGGACGGCTGCCGCGACGAGCGCCGCCGCGACGAGCGCCGACGCGAGGAGCGCTGCCGCGACGAGCGCCGCCGCGACGAGGCCCTTCGCCGCGACGTGCGGCGCGACGCTCCGCGGGCGCGCGGTCACGACCCCGCCCCGCGGGTCGCGCGCAGGAAAATGCGGAGGTCCTCGGCGAGGGAGAAGCGAGCGAGATAGGCGAGCTCCGCCTCGAGACGCGAAGCGCGCCCGTTCTCGTCGGCCGGCGACACCACGCCGGGACGCACCGATTCGAGCGCAAGGCGTGCCCATGCGGGCACGCCCGCCCAGCGGTCCCGCTCGTACTCGCTGCGTCCCACCCAGCTCCGCTCTCCCGACCAGACGCGCCGCCACGCCTCGCCCGGCGCCAGGCCGCCCCCGGATCGGGCCAGGTGGCGCCTCAGGCCTCCCCAGCGCCAGGGGGCCACGAGCACCGAGAGGAAGACGTCGCTCGCCCGCTTCCGCGCGCGCAGCGAGAGCCCGCGGCTCGGCGCATGCAGCAGCGCCGCGCCCACGGGGCCGACCGCGCGCGCGCCGGAGCCGGGCACGAGATGCGCGAGCGAGCCGGCCCAGTAGATGGCGGCGCCGGAGTCGCGCAGCGCCGAGGCGAGCGCGAGGAGGTAGGGCAGCTCCTCCGCCTCGGGCACGATGCAGACGATCTGGATCCGCTCGTTCGCGACCAGCGCGCGCAGCCGCGCCGCCGCCGCTTCGGGCGCCTCGGACCCGTCCGCCATCGCCTCGGCGTGGAGCGGCTCGAAGCCCGAGGCGCGGGCCCCCTCGAGGGCGGCGCGCGCCGCCTCCATCTCGGCGCCCGATCCGAGCAGCAGCACGCGCCGGAACGCGAAGCCCTGCCGCTTCGCTCCCGCTTCGGCCCCGGCGAGGAGCGAGCGGACGGCGAGGAGGCAGAGCCATTCGAGCGGGAGGAGCAGCAGCACGAGGAGACGCGAATAGCGCGGCGTCTGGAAGAGGAACGTGGTCGCCATGAGCAGAACGCCCGCCTGGAGCACGGCGCGCCCCACCTGGAAGGCGCGGTCGATCGCGTCGCGGAAGGCCGCGCGCCGGTAGAGGCCGTTCCACGCGAGCGAGGCCACGCTCACGGCGATCGCGAAGAAGAAGAGTCCCGAGTAGGCGGCGAGCGGGTAGACCGGCTTCTCGAACCAGGCATCGAGGCCGATCCGGATGCCGTAGGCCGCGGCGCACGCGGCGGTCGCGGCGGCGATGTCGGCCGCGAGCAGCGCCGCCTGGGTCAGCCGCCCGCGGTTCTGGCTCAGCGCGTACACCAGAGCGCTCCATTTCTCGGTGAAGCGCAGGAGACCCGCCGCGTGCGCGCGCAGGGAGCGGGGCCGGGCCTGCGCGCTGGACCTCGCGTACTCGTGAACCATCCGTGCCGTGGGAACGTACAGCACCTCCCAGCCGTGGCGCCCCATGCGCTGGCACCAGTCGACGTCTTCGAAATAGAGGAAATAGCGCTCGTCCATCAGCCCGACGTCGCGCATGGCCCGCCGACGCACGAGCATCGCCGCGCCGATCACCCAGTCCACCCGCCGCAGATCGGCATGGTCCCACTCCGCCATGACGTGATCGCGCAGGACCCGGCTCTTGGCGACGAAGGGTCCGAGCGGCATGCGGCGAAGGAGGAGGGTCTTCCAATTGTAGAAGCGCCGCGCCGAGAGTTGAAGCGTCCCGTCCAGGTTCTGCAGCCGGGGCGCGAGGATTCCCGCCCGGGGGTGGTCCTCCGCGGCGGCGACCAGCGCCTCGATGGCGCCGGGCAGGATCTGGATGTCGGGATTCAGGACGAGCACGTCCCGGTCCCCCACCGCCCGGATCCCGGCGTTCACCCCGCGCGCGTACCCGACGTTCCGCCCGGGAGCGATCACCCGCACGGGCCAGGGCGCGCCGGCGAGGGCGGCGTCGAGCGGCTCCCCCGAGTTGTTCACGACGACGATCTCGGCGACGGGAGCGGGGCGCGCGGCGGCGAGCGAGGCGAGGAGCCGCGCGAGGGCGTCCCCGGTCCGGTAGTGCACGATGACCAGGGCGAGCGCCACGGGAGGCTTAGAGCGCGCCGATCAGGTCGAGCAGGCGGAGTCGCCAGACCATCCATGCCGCCTCGTGGACGATGCGGCGCGACATCTTCGACTCGCCCGCCTTCCGGTCCACGAACACGATCGGGATCTCGCGGATCCGGAACCCCTTCCGCCACGCCTTGAAGGTGATCTCGATCTGGAACGCGTAGCCGTCGGAGCGCACGCGGCTCCAGTCGATCGATTCCAGCACGCGCCGCCGAAAGCACTTGAAGCCGCCGGTCAGGTCCTTCACGCGCATGCCGGTGATGATCCGGCTGTAGACGTTGGCGGAGTAGGAGAGGATGAGCCGCTTGATCGGCCAGTTCACGACGGTGACGCCGTTCAGGTAGCGCGACCCGAGGACCAGGTCGGCGTTCTCCAGCTCGTGCAGGAAGACCGGGAGGCTCTCGGGGTTGTGCGAGAAGTCCGCGTCCATCTCGAACACGGCCTCGTAGTCGCGCTCGAGCGCGTAGCGGAAGCCCGCGACGTAGGCCGAGCCCAGCCCCTGCTTTCCCGCGCGGTGCATCACGTGCACACGCGGGTCGCTCGCGGACGCCTGGTCGGCGATCGCCCCCGTCCCGTCCGGCGAGTTGTCGTCCACGATCAGGACCTCGCACTGGGGCACGTAGGCGAAGATGCGCTCGAGCAGCGCCACCACGTTTTCCTTCTCGTTGTAGGTGGGGACGATGACCAGGGCCTTCACGCCGCCTCCCCCGGCGGGACGGGGGCGGCCACGCGCGCGCGCCGGCGCCCCAGGAAGAGCCCGGCGATCCCGAGCAGCATCGCGGCCGCGGCCGAGGCCAGCGAGATCCGGATCCCCGCCTGGAGCGAGGCGGGAAGGTAGCGGAGCCGGATCCGGTGGACGCCTGCCGGCACCTCGATGCCGCGCATCAGGTAGTTCACGCGCCGGACCTTCACCGGCGTTCCGTCGATCGTCGCGGTCCAGTCGGGATCCCACTGATCCACCTGAACGAGGAGGCCGGGCGTGGAGGTGCTGACCATATAGTCGGACCCGTTCATGTCGTAGCGCAGGCGGATCACCGAATCGGGCGCGGCGGGCTCCGGCCACTTCGGGTAGGGCGGCGGGTCCTGCCACACCGCGTACTGGCCCGGCCCGAGCACCGGCGCCGTGCGCACCATGGCGAGCGCGGCCGATTCCCCCTTCACCGGGAAGACGCGATGCACCATGTAGGCGCGCGGAGCCGTCCCCTTCACCTCGTAGACCTTCACCGGGCCGTCGAGACGCAGGGTCAGGTCGGTCGTCGTGTCGGGGTAGTAGCCGTCGGTCAGGACGTACTTGATGTTCAGGAGCCGCACGATCCGGAGGTTGGCGATGCCGACCGTGTCCATGAAGGCCTGGTAGAGGCGCGGCTTCGCGGGGTGATAGCCCATGATCGACGCGATGCCGAACGCCGAGAAGCGGGTGTCGTCCCAGCGGAGCGGAAGCACCCGGAACTCGGTCGAGTCCTTCTTCAAGAACGCGATCTCGGGCGTCTCGGCGAAGTTCTGCGCGTATTCGTTCGCGCTCCCGATCTGGGGATCCATGATCTTCCGGTCGATCCCCCAGAGGTCGACGGCCGCGACGCCGACGACGAGGAGCGCGGCCGCGGTGCGGGAGAGCCGCCCGCGCGCGTGCAGGGCCAGAACGAAGAAGGCGGCCGCGAGCAGGATTCCGGACTTGAGCGCGTCCAGCGTGGCCATGTCCAGGGCCTGGCGGGCCGTGTCCGGCGTGATGTAGTCGCGCGCTTTCGAGGCGGCGGCGAGGATCGACGGGCCGAGGAGCTGGAGCAGCACCACCGCGCCGACGCCGCCGGCACCCGCGAAGACGGCCCACCGCATCCAGCGGGCTCCGAAGTCGCCGGCGTCGCTCCCCTTCCGCTTCGCGGCGGCCGTGCCCCGCCCCCTCGCTCCC
This genomic window contains:
- a CDS encoding glycosyltransferase, coding for MTSPAGRAGGEGSRRLLWLAYFFPPLGGGGCQRTLKLVRYLEPLGWSSTVVTVRDPDYWILDPSLAGEIPAGTEVIRVRALTAQRLLALTRGVGIGGARLEEAQGSRRRGVFRALRRAQSWVMIPDGYVGWARAGARAASRRIRAGGVDAIWTTSSPESAHVAGLSLKRRFRLPWIADFRDPWVGRVTYAPPSRWHDARHRALEAAVARAADRITVVSEAMAALYRERYPDLAPERIVVLPNGVDPDDWRRADAGRFESTARDAARDQGRFVLLHAGQLAHRPTARTLLEAARRVLAADPALARSLRLRFLGGNEEIAAGDPLLRALGDVVALDPSRPHLEALAAMRRADALALLGHGGRADAFLYTGKIYEYLTSGRPILAILDAGPAADLLREAGHPGVFASADVEGVAAWLGAALGSWRAGAPRPVVPNGLREAWDRQFWAARAAEMLSRIVDA
- a CDS encoding glycosyltransferase family 4 protein, with amino-acid sequence MRILLLAHAPVVHTQRWASALAARGHEVRLLTAKAAPGAAFPGAVVGAPLPIGALRYASAKGAVLREARAFRPDVAVAHFLPNYGFLAALAGLRPLLLVAWGSDLLVNATRTPFHAARARFVLARADRVHVDADMLARAAVRLGAPEGRVWTRPWGVDVDALAPRETWAARRARAPELRLLWTRTLSPLYDPVTFVQALGILRARGVAFRATIAGEGPLRGTLEAEARRLEIAAAVRFTGWVGEEALRALLREHEVYVSLSRSDSTSQSLLEAMAAEILPVVTDIEGNREWITHRTTGLLVGERDAEAVACALAEIARDTAPAAAAMAARAREEVARRARFADTVAETEALLAAMAALSSAPATRPGAVARGEIAR
- a CDS encoding GNAT family N-acetyltransferase; translation: MSAVAQDARRAMEVHRLEPPDPERWDAMVAEADGASIFHTSSWASVWTDEWKDARWEALVIEDEAGYAAGLGALVRRRGFWRSVDSMPFATYGGPIVRRGHPDPPAARRALLEAFREWIRSRAVLRASLAWYEGTAAEFPDDLAASESFTHVLPLGTDFGDLASRFSPSTRRLIRQAEASGLSIRPAVSPEDLRAFYDIAVETVRRRGGQPKPLSLYERIAEALVPRGLARYHLVSRGSEPVAGSLHLFHEGKAVSWLPVSRESSWPLRPNNFLIAHVLESLCAAGYLEYNFGASPPDAEGLIRFKEGWGATRRPVLILERRSGLHRRLRP
- a CDS encoding glycosyltransferase family 2 protein: MALALVIVHYRTGDALARLLASLAAARPAPVAEIVVVNNSGEPLDAALAGAPWPVRVIAPGRNVGYARGVNAGIRAVGDRDVLVLNPDIQILPGAIEALVAAAEDHPRAGILAPRLQNLDGTLQLSARRFYNWKTLLLRRMPLGPFVAKSRVLRDHVMAEWDHADLRRVDWVIGAAMLVRRRAMRDVGLMDERYFLYFEDVDWCQRMGRHGWEVLYVPTARMVHEYARSSAQARPRSLRAHAAGLLRFTEKWSALVYALSQNRGRLTQAALLAADIAAATAACAAAYGIRIGLDAWFEKPVYPLAAYSGLFFFAIAVSVASLAWNGLYRRAAFRDAIDRAFQVGRAVLQAGVLLMATTFLFQTPRYSRLLVLLLLPLEWLCLLAVRSLLAGAEAGAKRQGFAFRRVLLLGSGAEMEAARAALEGARASGFEPLHAEAMADGSEAPEAAAARLRALVANERIQIVCIVPEAEELPYLLALASALRDSGAAIYWAGSLAHLVPGSGARAVGPVGAALLHAPSRGLSLRARKRASDVFLSVLVAPWRWGGLRRHLARSGGGLAPGEAWRRVWSGERSWVGRSEYERDRWAGVPAWARLALESVRPGVVSPADENGRASRLEAELAYLARFSLAEDLRIFLRATRGAGS
- a CDS encoding polyprenol monophosphomannose synthase, with the translated sequence MKALVIVPTYNEKENVVALLERIFAYVPQCEVLIVDDNSPDGTGAIADQASASDPRVHVMHRAGKQGLGSAYVAGFRYALERDYEAVFEMDADFSHNPESLPVFLHELENADLVLGSRYLNGVTVVNWPIKRLILSYSANVYSRIITGMRVKDLTGGFKCFRRRVLESIDWSRVRSDGYAFQIEITFKAWRKGFRIREIPIVFVDRKAGESKMSRRIVHEAAWMVWRLRLLDLIGAL
- a CDS encoding YfhO family protein encodes the protein MKRAGLSTAMAAAIASAIVLVFFYPLVFGKVFVSPDSVAPAGFSKFAMEALKTRHVYALWNPFQFLGMPSFGSLAFVPYVYPLDPVFGFLNTALHFPDLTWLLAHYLLIAVAMVLLARALGAAPDAALIGAVAFALTPNLVAVGAFGHGSQIMTAAYLPLLFLLYDRFARRGSLLALAGFAFAAALQLLRSHVQIVFYTWLALGLYALFLAIAAARARRGGDAARALAGLAVGIGLGFGMSCFLYLPVHEYAKLSIRSAAEGSGAGFAYATSWSFHPKEMLTFVIPSMFGFGGRTYWGTMPFTDYPNYMGIVPLALAVYGAARARGAMRGFWVALAAVALLISFGKHFAPLYQLLYERVPYFNKFRVPVMILVLVQFAVAVLAALGLDAALGQPGAPAAPARPAPGARGRGTAAAKRKGSDAGDFGARWMRWAVFAGAGGVGAVVLLQLLGPSILAAASKARDYITPDTARQALDMATLDALKSGILLAAAFFVLALHARGRLSRTAAALLVVGVAAVDLWGIDRKIMDPQIGSANEYAQNFAETPEIAFLKKDSTEFRVLPLRWDDTRFSAFGIASIMGYHPAKPRLYQAFMDTVGIANLRIVRLLNIKYVLTDGYYPDTTTDLTLRLDGPVKVYEVKGTAPRAYMVHRVFPVKGESAALAMVRTAPVLGPGQYAVWQDPPPYPKWPEPAAPDSVIRLRYDMNGSDYMVSTSTPGLLVQVDQWDPDWTATIDGTPVKVRRVNYLMRGIEVPAGVHRIRLRYLPASLQAGIRISLASAAAAMLLGIAGLFLGRRRARVAAPVPPGEAA